The Deltaproteobacteria bacterium region CGGTGCACTCACATCTTTATCGAAGCCGGCGGCGAGACCGATCGGATTGGGAAATGCCAGGCCCCACAATCTTTGCTGCAAAGCTGGCGAGGTGTATGGCGGCCGCCGCGCGAGAACGAGCTGGCTGGCCGCCAGCATCCGCGAGACCAGGGCGTGAGCGGTCTCGGCATCGAGGCGAAAGAGCAAAGGGCGGAGCAAGCGGTACCACACGGGCCGGCTATAGCGGGGTTGCGGCCATGAATGAAGCCGGCAGCCTGGTACCTGAAAGGGCATCGGATACCGCCGGCCGCGGCGGTTGCCCTCCGCTTATATTGACTGACTCGGTCAGTTATGTTACTGGGGCAGCATGACACGCAAGATCCCCGACCGGCGCTTTGAGGAACTGGCCGACTGCGCGGCCCGCGTTTTCATCGACCAGGGCTACCGGCGCACGCAGATGGCCGACGTGGCGGAGGCGCTCGGCGTGGCGAAGGGCACGCTCTATCTCTACGTCGAGAGCAAGGAGGCGCTCTTCGATCTGGCGCTACGGTGCGCCGACACTCACGAGCGCGTCCGCCAGCCGGCCGCGCTGCCCATCGCGACCCCGAAGCCGGGCGCAACCGCTGCGTATGTACGCGACCGGCTGGCGGCCAACCAGGTGCCGGCGCTAGCGGCGGCGCTGGCGAAGAAGCGCGTAACCGATCCGGCGGAAGAACTTGCCGAGGTCGTCCGCGAGCTGTACGCGGTCCTCGCCCGCAATCGCCGCAGCATCAAGTTGCTCGACACCTCCGCGCGCGACCTCCCGGAGCTCGCTGCGCTCTGGTTCGAGGCGGGCCGGGACGGGCTGATGGCCACGCTCGCGCAGTACTTGGAGCGCCGCATCCGCAGCGGGAAGCTCCGTGCGGTACCGGACGTGACGGCGGCGGCCCGGCTGATCATCGAAACCACGGTCTTTTGGGCGGTGCATCGGCACTGGGATCCGCACCCCCAGAAGGTCGACGACAAGGTGGCGCTGGACACGGTGGTCCGTTTCATCGTCGGCGCCCTGGCATAGGAGTGAGCAATGGGAACCAGTAGTGCGATACGGCGCGATGACATCGACTGGCTGCGGATTGCCGCCACCTACCTGCTCCTGCTCTTCCACACCGGCATGGTGTTCAACCCGGCGCCGTTCTACCACGTGCGCAACGCCGACGTGTCTTTCTTCTTCCTCATCCTGTGCGGCTTCATCGGTCTCTGGCACATGCCGCTGTTCTTTCTGCTCGCCGGCTGGTCGGCATTCGCGTCGCTGTCGCTGCGCGGCACCACAGACTTCCTGAAGGAGCGGTTCTTCCGTCTGGTCGTGCCGCTGGCGGCGGGCTGCGTCTTCCTCATGCCATGGATCAAGTACCTCGAGCTGCGCAGCGGTCTCGACGCGAATTACACCGGACTCTACGTCGCCCCGGCGCTGCAGGCGAGCTTCCGCCAGGTGATCCCGTCGGGCCTGCCGACCGCGGCGCCGTTCACAGACAGTTTCGTCGAGTTCCTCCCGACCTTCTTCACCGATCTGTCGCGCTTTACCTGGGCGCACCTCTGGTTCGTCGTGTACCTGCTCACGTTCACCCTCCTCTATTTGCCCTTGTTTCG contains the following coding sequences:
- a CDS encoding TetR family transcriptional regulator; this encodes MTRKIPDRRFEELADCAARVFIDQGYRRTQMADVAEALGVAKGTLYLYVESKEALFDLALRCADTHERVRQPAALPIATPKPGATAAYVRDRLAANQVPALAAALAKKRVTDPAEELAEVVRELYAVLARNRRSIKLLDTSARDLPELAALWFEAGRDGLMATLAQYLERRIRSGKLRAVPDVTAAARLIIETTVFWAVHRHWDPHPQKVDDKVALDTVVRFIVGALA